The Streptomyces sp. V4I8 genome includes the window GAGCTCATCGTCGTCGTCGGCCTGGATCTCGACGATGTCGTCGGCGGCGAGGCCGCGGAAGGCGACGTCGAGCTCCTTGTCGCGCAGCGCGGCGACCATGGTGGGCGAGTCCTGGAAGTAGCGGATGGTCACCGCGTCGTTCTTGCGCTCCGCGTACCCGTCGTAGCTGTCGTTCCTGACGAGCTCGGCCTTGTTGCCCTCGTCGTACGACTCCAGGGTGTACGGCCCGGATCCGACGACCGAGCCGTCCTCGCGGAGCTTGTCCGCCGGGTAGTCCTCGGGGTCGACGATCGACATCGCGGGCGTGGCGAGCACGAACGGGAAGGTGGCGTCGGCCTTGTTGAGGTGGAAGACGATCTCGCGGTCGTTCAGCACCTGGACGCGTTCGAGGCTGCCGAGCAGGCCGGCGGGTCCGCCGTTGACGTTGATCTCCCGGATCCGGTCGATCGAGTACTTGACGGCCTTCGCGTCGAGGGTGTGCCCGTCGGAGAACTCCAGGCCCTCGCGCAGCTCGCAGTGGTACTTCATGTTCGTGTTGTCGCTGAACTGGCAGCTCTCCGCCGCGTCGGGCTCGGGGGTGGTCGAGCCCGAGGGATAGCTGAGCAGCGTCTGGTAGATGTTCCGGAACAGTTCCCAGGAGCTGTCCCAGGACGCGGCGGGATCAAGGGTGCTGGGGGCGGCCGTCGTCCCCACGACGATCGGCCCCTCCTCCTCCGAGGAATCGGACGAGAGGACACCGCACCCTGCCACCAGTGACGATATGGACGCGATGGCCGCCACCTGCCGCAGGCGTCGGATCCGGTTGAACACGCGCACGCTCCTCGATCTGCCATGCCAAGGGTCGGCAAAACATACCGCAGTGTTCCGGCCAGTGGACCTCCAGTCTCAGGAGCACTTGTTCACCTCTGCGGTGACTACGTTGTCAATGGTTGTTGATCTCCCGAAACGTCGACAGGGGCGCCGCTGGTGTCCAGCGGCGCCCCTGTCGTGGTCCCGTGCGTCAGCCGACGCCGGCGTTGAGGAAGATGCCGCCGTCGATGACCAGGGTCTGGCCGGTGATCCAGTCCGACTGTCCCGAGGTGAGGAACGCGGCCGCGCCGCCGATGTCGGAGGGCACTCCGAGCCGGGCCAGCGGGTAGGCCGCTGCGGCCTCGGCTTCCCGGCCCTCGTACAGGGCCTGGGCGAACTTGGTCTTCACCACGGCCGGGGCGATCGCGTTGACCCGCACCTTGGGCGCGAACTCGTGCGCCATCTGCTGGGTGAGGTTGATCATCGCGGCCTTGCTGACGCCGTAGGCGGCGATGAAGGGCGAGGGCGCGATGCCCGCGACGGAGGCGATGTTGACGATCGCGCCGCCGTTGTCCTTCTGCCAGGCGTGCCAGGTCTTCTGCGCGAAGCCGAGCGCCGAGATCACGTTGGTCTCGAAGACCTTGCGCGCGATGCCGAGGTCGAGGTCGGCGAGCGGTCCGAACACCGGGTTCGTGCCGGCGTTGTTGATCAGGTGGTCGACGCGGCCGAAGGCCTCCATGGTGCGCTCGACGGCGACGGCCTGGTGGGCCTCGTCGTGCGCCTTGCCGGCCACGTAGATCGCGCGCTCGGTGCCGAGCTGTTCGACGGCCTCCTTGAGGGCGTCCTCGTTGCGGCCGGTGATGCACACACGGTCGCCGCGGGCGACGAGCGCCTCGGCGACGCCGTAGCCGATGCCGCGGCTGGCGCCCGTGACGAGGGCGACCTTGCCGGAGAGTTCAGGCAGTTCGGTCATGGTCGTCTCTCCCCGGCCCTAGTCGAGCGGTCCGCCGGCGACGTACAGCACCTGGCCGGAGACGAAGCCGGCCGCCTCGCCCGTGAAGAAGGCGATCGCGTTGGCGATGTCGTCCGGCTCACCGACGCGGGCCACCGGGATCTGGGTGGCGGCGGCGGCCTTGAAGTCCTCGAAGCCCATGCCGACGCGGTCGGCGGTGGCCTTGGTCATCTCGGTGGCGATGAAGCCGGGGGCGACCGAGTTGGCGGTGACGCCGAACTTGCCGAGCTCCTTGGCGAGGGTCTTGGTGAAGCCCTGGAGACCTGCCTTGGCTGCGGAGTAGTTGACCTGGCCGCGGTTGCCGAGCGCGGAGGACGAGGAGAGGTTGACGATCCGGCCGAAGCCCGCGTCCACCATGTGCTTCTGACATGCCTTGGACATCAGGAAGGCGCCGCGCAGGTGCACGTTCATGACGGTGTCCCAGTCGGCGACGCTCATCTTGAAGAGCAGGTTGTCGCGGAGCACACCCGCGTTGTTGACCAGGATCACCGGAGCGCCGAGCTCCTCGGCGATCCGCGCAACAGCCGCCTCGACCTGCGCCTCGTCGGAGACGTCGCAGCCGACCGCGAGGGCCTTGCCGCCGGCCGCGGTGATCTTCTCCACGGTGTCCTTGCAGGCGGCCTCGTCGAGGTCGATCACGGCGACCGCGCGGCCCTCGGCGGCCAGTCGTACGGCGGTGGCGGCGCCGATGCCGCGGGCACCGCCGGTGACCACGGCGATCCGCTGCTCAGTGGTGGACATGGATGACTCTCCTCGGGTGAGCGACCGCTTAGTACCTTCGATGGACGTGACGCTAGAAGCCCTGGCACGCGGTGTCAACGGCCACCGCGCTCATGTGATCCATTACCTGATCCATAACCCGATCCCTCCCCCGATCCGTCATTTCACCAACAGATCGAGCAGCCGCTCCGCCTCGGCCGCCGGATCGGACGTGAGCCCGGTGTGCACCGGCCCCGGCTGGACGACGGTCGAGCGGGGCGCGATCAGCCAGCGGAAGCGTCGCCCGGCGTCGTCGCCACCGGCCTGTCCGGCCGCCTCGCCGCCCGCGCAGACGCCCTCGACGGCACGGAGTGCGGCCCGCACCCCGGCGACGTCCGCATCGGCGTCCAGCGCCCGCAGCCTGGCCTCGTCCAGGTGGGTCCGGGCGGTGACGAAGGACTTGGCGCGGCAGTACACGAGCACGCCCGCGTTGAGGCACTCCCCGCGCTCGATGCGCGGGACGACCCGCAGCAGCGCGTACTCGAAGACGTCCTGTGCACGGGAACGGGTCCCCAGGGTGCGCTCGCTCACTTGATCCCCTCGATGCGTTCGTGGATGACGGCGGCCCGTGCGACCAGGGGCTTCGCGTACGCCCGCCGCAGTGCGTCCGCCGACGCGAACCCCGGTTCGTCCGCCAGCCACGCCTCGGGGATCTCGGCGGTCACCTCGGCGAGGGACTCCTCGGTGACGAGCGGCGCCAACTCGGCCGCGGCCGCCCGCACATCCGGCGCGAAGGAGGCGAGGGCGTGGTCGGAGGCGTCGTACGGGCGCGCGGCCGACTTCTGCGCGCCGGGCCAGTTGTGCTGCCAGATCATCGTCGCGCCGTGGTCGATGAGCCACGGTTCGCCCCGCCACATCAGCAGGTTGGGGTTGCGCCAGGACCGGTCGACGTTGTTGACCAGGGCGTCGAACCAGACGATCCGGCCGGCGTCCTCGGGGCTCACCCCGAACGCGAGGGGATCGAAGCCGAGCGCGCCGGAGAGGAAGTCCATGCCGAGGTTGGTGCCCCCGCTGGACTTGAGCAGCTCCTGCACCTCCTGGTCGGGCTCGCCGAGCCCCAGCACCGGGTCGAGCTCCACCGTCACCAGCCGGGGCACCCGGAAGCCCAGCCTGCGGGCGAGTTCACCGCAGACGACCTCGGCGACCAGCGTCTTGCGGCCCTGTCCGGCGCCGCTGAACTTCATGACGTACGTCCCGAAGTCGTCGGCCTCGACGAGCCCCGGCAGCGAGCCGCCCTCACGCAGGGGCGTGATGAAGCGGGTCGCGATGACTTCCTTGAGCATCGCCCCAGGTTACTGGCGCGAGGGCGGGGCACGGGACGGCCCGGGCGGGCGGCGACGCGTTTGCGCCGACAGTGAATCGACAGCCGCGGACAGGGAACCGACAGCTCCGCTTTACCCACCTCTTCACCGGACCAGGTCAGGATTTCGACTGAGTCTGAACAGCCGGCCCCCAGGGGCCGTACCTCTCGCCAGATCAGGAATCCGCGGAAGGAACGTCAGCATGACCAGCGAATCAGTTCAGCCGGTGTCGAGTCCGAGTCGCCGTACCGTCGTGGCGGCGGTCGGCGCGGCAGGGCTCGCCGTGGCGCTGACCGCGTGCGGGTCGGACGACGACGCGTCCGGCTCGTCCACCGAACAGGGTGCCGCCGGCGGCGGCGCGAGCACCGAAGCGAGCAGCGGCTCGACCGCCGGTGCCGGCGGCGCGGCGCTCGCGAAGACCGCCGACATCCCGGAGGGCGGCGGCAAGGTCTTCAGCGACGAGAAGGTGGTGGTCTCGCAGCCGACGGCGGGCGACTACAAGGCCTTCTCGACGATCTGCACCCATCAGCAGTGTCCGATGACGGACCTGCAGGGGGACACACTCACCTGCGCCTGTCACAAGAGCCAGTTCTCCGTCCTCGACGGCAGCGTGAAGAAGGGGCCGGCGACCCAGCCGCTGCCCGCCAAGGAGATCAGCGTGGCAGGCGACTCGATCACGCTCGCCTGATCCGGCGGCATGGGACAGGGCTCAGGCCCGACCCGTACCGCGTGGACGCCTGAAGCCGTCCAGCACCTCGTCCGTGGTCGCGACCGTGGCGACCAATGCGAGGGTGTGGCGGATCATCGCCGGGGTGTAGTCAGAGGGCACCCCGGCGACGGCGTCCCGGGGCACGACCACGACATAACCCCGGTTCACGGCGTCGAAGACCGTGTTGGGGATCGCCACGTTGGCCGAGACACCGGTGACGATCACCGTGCGGCAGCCGACGTTGCGCAGCAGGGCATCGACGTCGGTGCCCTGGATCGGGGACAGGCCGTGCAGACGGCGTACGACGAAGTCCTCCTCGGCGACCTCGATCGGCGCCGCCACGCGGACCGCCTCGGTACCGGACAGCTGCTGGACGGGGAGCCGTTCGGCGGCGCGAAAGAGGCGGGCGTTGTGGTTGGCCCCGCGGCCGTCGGGGCGGCGTTCGGCGATGGCGTGGATTACCTGGACGCCGCTCTCGTGGGCGGCCGCGACCAGCCGGGCGATGTTGGCGAGGGCGCCCGAGGAGCGCGCCTGCGCGGCGAGTTCGGGCAGCGCGCCGGCCGGGCCGACGACGCCCTGCTGGCACTCGACGGTGAGCAGGACGGTGGTCGCGGGGTCGAGGAGTTCGCTGAGTCCGGCGTACGACGGCATGGTTCCCCCTGTGACCGACGGCGGCGTGGGCCGGCGAGCGTAGCCATCTTCGGGTGAGGACGGAACCACCATTGCGTGTGGACGGAAGACGACTCATCCTTTTCTGACGTGATGTCAGAGGATCTCTCCTCTGGCACGACGTGAGAGAAGAGGGGGCCGCATGACCGTCACTCAGCGCCGGGGCCGGAAGATCATGATGACGCCCGGTGAGCTGGACGAGTTCCTCACCACTCAGCGCACCTGCCGGGTCGCCACGGTGTCCGCCGACGGCTTCCCGCATGTCAGCGCCCTGTGGTTCGCCTGGGACGGGAACTCGCTGTGGCTGTACTCGGTGGTCCGCAGCAAGCGGTGGGCCGATCTGCGCCGCGATCCGCGGGTCGCGATCGTGATCGACACGGGCGAGGACTACGAGCAGCTGCGCGGCGTCGAGCTGTCCGGCACCGTCGAGTTCGTGGGCGAGAGCCCTCGCGTCGGCGAGCTGCGCGCCGAACTCGACGTCCCCGAGACGCTGTTCGCGCGCAAGAACTTCGGCCTCGACGAGATGCCGCACGACGGCCGGCACGCGTGGGTGCGGCTGACGCCGGAGAAGATCGTGTCCTGGGACTTCCGGAAGCTGGGGGCGCTCTAGGAGGCGGGCGGCTGGCAGCAGGCAGCGTCAGGAGACGTTCTCCCCCGCCTCCCGCAGCGCCCGCACCGCCGCCCGGATCGACGGGCGGCGATCGGCGTCCGCTCGCCAGACGACGTACACATGGCGCCGTACCCGCTGCTTCAACGGCACGGTCACCACGGCTTCGGGCATCGGATGACGCCCCAGCAGGGGCGCGATGCACACGCCGAGTCCGGCCGCGACCAGCGCGAGCTGGGTGTGGGTCTCGGGGGCGCGGTGGCCGACGAGGGGCTCGATGCCCTTGGAGCGCAGGGTGAACATCAGCCACTCGTGGCAGAACTCGCCCTCGCCCCAGGTGATCCACTCGTCCTCGGCGAACTCGGCGAGGTCCACCTCGTCCCGCCCGGCGAGCCGGTGCCCGGCGGGCATCGCCACGTCGGCCGGGTCGTCCAGGATGTGCGCCTTGACCAGGCCTTCGGGCAGTGCCATCGGCTTGTTGTACCAGTCGAGCACGACGGCCAGGTCGAGGTCACCGCTGATCACTCCGGCGATGCCCTTCTCCGGCTCCAGCTCGCAGGAACGCACACGCAGCGCGGGGTGCTCCGCGCGCAGGGCGGAGAGCGCGGGCGGGAACAGCCCTCGCGCCCCGGTCGGGAACGCCGCCAGTCTCAGCTCGCCGACGACCTTTCCGCGCTGCGCCTCCAGATCGGACTGGGCCAGCTCGACCTGCGACAGGATGCGCGCCGCGTGCTCGGCGAGCAGCCGCCCCGCGTCCGTGAGCCGTACGCCCCGCCCGTTCTTGGCCAGGAGCTGCTGGCCGACCTCCCGCTCCAGCTTGGACATCTGCTGCGAGACGGCGGACGTCGTGATGTGCAGGCCCTCCGCCGCGCCGCTCACCGAGCCGTGCCGGGAGAGGGCGTCGAGGGTGCGCAGGCGCTCCAGATTCAACATGTAAGCAATACTACGAGATACCGGGCGCGAAATCTCGATTGTGCTACGAAGTCGTGTGCTGCATCGTTGCTGCCATGACCACCGCCACCGGCTCTCGCGTCCCGGCCGAAGCCACTCCCCGCCCTGACTCCCGCCCTCGCCCCCGCCCCCGCCTGGACTGGCGTCTGCGTTTCGCCGCGCTCTCGCTGATCTGGGGCTTCAGCTTCCTGCTCATCAAGGTGGGCACCCATGGTTACGCCCCCTTCCAAGTCACGCTCGGGCGGCTGGTGTTCGGTACGGCGGTACTGGCGGCCGCGATGGCGGTGAAGCGGGAGCGGCTGCCGCGCGGGGCGCGCACGTGGGGACATCTGACGGTCGCCGCGTTCCTGCTCAACGCGCTGCCCTTCTCGCTGTTCGCGTACTCCGAGCTGACGATCCCGTCCACGCTCGCGGGCATCTGCAACGCGACCTCGCCCCTGTGGGGCATGGCCCTGTCCCTGGTCGCGCTCTCGGAGGACCGGCCGACGCGGGTCAGGGTCGCCGGGCTCGGGCTCGGCTTCCTCGGGGTGCTGACGGTGCTCGGGGCGTGGCAGGGCTTTCACGGGCTCGATGCCACGGGGACGGCGATGGCACTGCTGGCGTCGTTGAGCTACCCGGTCGGCTGGATATACGTCCGCCGTACGCTGGCCGGCTCCAGCGAGTCGCATCTGTCGCTGACCGGGGCGCAGTTGTCGTTGGCCACGGGGCAACTGGCCGTTGTGACACCGGTGTTCACGTCGGTGCCCAGCAGCTTCCCGGTGGTACCGCTGCTCGCGATCGTGGCGTTGGGGGCGCTCGGGACGGGGCTCGCGGTGCTGCTTCAGTACGGGTTGGTCGCCGAGGTGGGACCCACGACGGCTCAGATGGTCACGTACTTCATTCCGGTCATTGCCACGGCTGCGGGGGTTGTGGTGCTCGGGGAGTCGCTGAGCTGGTCGACGCCGGTGGGTGCGGTGGTCGTTCTAGTGGGGGCGGCGCTTACTCAGGTCAAGCGGGGCGCCTAGGGCGTGTTGGCGGCTGCGGTTGAGAGTGGCTGGTCGCGCCCGCGCGGCGGAGCCGCATATCGATACAGCCCCGCGCCCCTGAAGCGGTTGACTCTCCCGAACCCTGTCTAGACGTAGCCCCTTGTTGGTGCCGGGGCCACCGCCCTCGCCACCGCGTCCGCCAGGGGGGCGATCTCGTCCGTCGCGAGGGTCGCCACGGTGATCCTGATCCCGGGTGGCGCGCTCATGCGGAAGCGGGCGCCCGGGGCCACGGCCCAGCCGGCGTGCAGGAGGCGGGACACGGCGCCCGTCTCGTCGGGGACCGGGACCCAGACGTTCAGGCCGCTGCGGCCGTGGGCCGTGATGCCCCGCTCCGCCAGTGCGGCGATCAGGGCGTCCCGGCGGGTGGCGTACGCCGCTGACACCGCCTTCGGGTCTACGGCGCCCTCGGCCCAGAGCCGCATCAGGGCCCGCTGGCCGATGCGGCTGACCCAGCCGGGGCCGAGGCGCTGGCGGCCGCGTACCCGGTCGACGGTGACGGGGTCGCCGGTGAAGACGGCGAGCCGCAGGTCGGGGCCGTAGGCCTTGGCGGCGGAGCGGACGAACGCCCAGCTGCGGGTGGTGCCCGCCAGGGTGTGCAGGGGCAGGTCTACGATGCCGTGGCCGTGGTCGTCCTCGATGAGCAGGACGTCCGGGTGGTCCTTCAGTACGGACCGCAGGGCACGCGCGCGGGCGGCGCTCACGACCGCGCCCGTCGGGTTCTGCGCCCGGTCGGTGACGATCAGGGCGCGCGCCCCCGCTTCCAGGGTCCTGCGCACGTCGTCCGGGAGCGGGCCCTCGTCGTCCAAGCCGACCGGGGCCGTCCGCAGGCCGACGGCGGGGACGAGGTCGAGCAGGCTGCCCCAGCCCGGGTCCTCCACGGCGACGGTGTCGCCGGGCTTGAGGTGGGCCGCGAGGACGCGCTCGATCATGTCCAGCGAGCCGGAGGTGACGGCGATCGGGCCGTCCGGGACGCCGTCGGCGTCGAACGCGGCCCGCGCGCTGCGCGCCAACTCCGGTTCCACGGCCGCGTCCCCGTACATGACCGGCTCCCGGTCGTTCTGCTCGGCGGCCGCCGCGAACGCCCTGGCCAGGGACGGCAGCAGCGCGGGGTTCGGGTTGCCGGTCGCCACGTCCCGTACGCCCTCCGGTACGTCCACCCGGATGGACTCGCGCGCGGTCGTGGCCGGCTTGGGCCGTACCCGGCTGCCCCGCCGCCCGGCCGTCTCGATGACCCCGCGCTCCCGCAGGATCCGGTAGGCGGCCGCGACGGTATTGGGATTCACGCCCAGTTCGACCCCCAACTCCCGCATGGGTGGGAGCAGTTCGCCCGGCTCCAGCTCACCGGCACCCACCGCGCGCTCGACGCTCGCCGCAATCTCTGCTGCGCGCCGACCTTCGATCCGATATCCTCCTAGCACAAAGAACATTATGCACTAGTGCAATCAAGTCCGCAAAAGCGCAACAGAACGCAAGGGAGACCGTCATGCAGGGGACCGAGACGTCGACGTCGCCGACCTCCGTCTACACGCCGACCGACCGCACCGTCCCCACCCGCTCCGCGAACCGGGCGTCGTACGACAAGGAACTGGTGCACGCGATACTCGACGAGGCCTACGTCTGCCACCTCGGCTTCGTCCGCGACGGGGCGCCGGTCGTGCTGCCCACGCTGTACGGCCGGGTCGGCGAGACGCTCTACGTCCACGGCTCGACCGGCTCGCGCCCGCTGCGGATGACCGGCCAGGCCGACCCTGGGCTGCCGGTGTGTCTGACGGTCACCCATGTCGACGCGCTGATCCTGGCCCGCTCGGCCTTCCACCACTCGATCAACTACCGGTCCGTGGTGGTGCACGGCACCGCGTACGACGTGACGGACCCGGAGGAGAAGCGGGTGGCCCTGGACGCGCTGGTCGATCACGTCGTGGCGGGCCGGTCCCGTGACTCGCGGCCCGCCAACAACAAGGAGCTGGCCGCCACCGCCGTGATCCGCCTCGACCTGAACGAGGTCTCCGCCAAGCTCCGCACCGGCGGTGTCAACGACGAGCCCGAGGACCTCGCCCTCCCCCACTGGGCCGGCGTCGTTCCGCTGCGCAAGGGTTACGACGCGCCGGTCGGGGACCCCGGCCTGGCCCCCGGCACCGAACTCCCCGACTACCTCGGGGCCCTGTGATGCTGATCCACCCCTGGGACGCGCCCCGCGACGACACCGAGTGGCAGCGGTGGCTGGCCGTCCACGACTTCGGGCAGCTCGTCGTCAACGGCCTGGACGGCGAGCCACCGCACGTCCAGCCGCTGCACTTCGCGTACGACGGCGAGCGCGGCGAGGCCGTCACGCACCTGGCCAGGCCCAACCCGATGTGGCCCGCGCTGCTGGCCCACCCCGACGTGGTGCTGAGCGTGGTCGACGACTACGTCTACGTTCCCGGCCCCTGGCAGGCGGCCCCGGACACCCCGTCCGAGCACGGCGTACCGACCAGCTTCTACGCGGCCGTCCAACTCCGCTGCCGGGCCCACGTCGTGGACGACCCGGCCGAGAAGGCCGAGCTGCTCAACCGTCAGGTGGGGCACTTCCAGCCGGAGGGCGGCTCGGCGGAAGTAGCGGTCGGAGAGGCACCGTTCGGCAGGCTGCTGTCCGGCATTCGGGGGCTGCGCCTCGAAGTCACCGGCGTCCGCGCGAAGTTCAAGTACGCGGGCAAGCGGACAGAGGAGGTCCAGGACCGGATCGCGGTACGGCTGACGCGGCGGGCGGGGCCGGGGGACACCGCGGCGCGCGAGCACATGCTGCGCCGCCGCCCGGCCTGAGCGAGGGGCCCTCCACCCGTGCGGTGTGGGGCCCCTCGCCGTCACGCCGCCAGTCGTTGCGCGCCGCGTGCCTCCGCCACCGCGAGCCCCATGACGGACCCGAGCATCAGCAGGGTGCCGGCGAGTGTCGGCGCCGTCAGGTGTTCGCCGAGCAGGACGACGGCGAGCACCGCCGCGCTGACCGGCTCCAGCAGCATGATCACGGAGACCGTGGCCGACCGTACGGCGGCCGCGCCCGCGAAGTAGAGGGCGTACGCGAGGGCGGTGGGGACGGCCGCGATGTACACCAGCAGCCAGCCGAGCCGTACGGGGTCGGCGGTGTGCGGCACGAGTCCCTCGGCGAGGGCGAAGGGCAGCAGGCACAGGCTGGTGACCGCGAAGGCCCAGAGGGACGTACTGGCGGCGTCGGCCCCGCCGTCACGCCCCCACTTGCGCGTCAGCAGGGTCATCACGGAGTACGCCGCCGCGGACACCAGCGCCAGCACCACGCCCCACGGCCGTACGGTCGCGCCCTCGCCGCCCAGCGCCAGCACCGCGAGCCCGGTGAGCGCACCGGCCACGGCCGCGACGCCGCCACGGCCGAGCCGCTCCCCCAGCGTCAGCCGGGCGCCGAGCGCAATGAACACGGGGCCGGCGCCGAGGGTGACGACGGTGCCCACGGCGAGTCCGGTGACGTCGACGGCCGCGAAGTAGGCCGTCTGGAACACGGCGAGCCCGACGCCGTTGGCCCCGGCCCGCAGCGCCTTGCGGCCGAGGAGCTCGGACACCACGGTCCCGGCGGCCACGGTGGTCCTGTCGGTCCCGGCGGTCTCCGCTCGCGGACGGGGACGCGGACGCAGGAGGCGGACGGCCAGCAGCAGCACGAAGCCGACCGCGCAGCGCCAGAAGGAGAGGGTGACCGGCCCCATGTCACTGGTCCGGTAGACCAGGGAGCCGGCGGCACCCGCGGTGCCCCAGGCGGCACCGGCGACGATCAGGTAGAGGAGGCCTCGCCCGATGGGCAGGCCGGAAACAGCAGCGTTCGACACGAGTTTTTCTCCGCAGACATGCAGAAGTTCTGGAAGGACCGCGGCTCAGCGGGGTCCGTGGACTTCGTCTGCGGGCAGCACCGTTCCGCCCGGCGTGACGCCGGGCAGGCGTTCCGGAGGGCCCGCCTCAGGCGGCCGGAGGCGGAAGAACGAGCGTCGAAGGCATGATCGAACCTTAGGCGAGGGTCGAACGGGTGGACAAATCCCTTTCCGGTCCGCCGCCCGCCACCGGTTCCGGAGAACCCTTCGCCGGTGCCGACGACTGCGCGATGAAGGCGCCGACCAGGACGATCACACCGCCGATGATCTGCGGCGCGGACAGGTGCTCGCCGAGCAGGACCCAGGCCAGGACGGTCGCGATGACCGCTTCGAGGCAGGCAACCACGCCGGCGACCTGCGGTGAGAGCCGGCGGACGGAGACCACTCCGGTGACGTACGCGATCACGGTCGCGACGAGGACGATCCAGGACAGCAGCAGGGGGGCCGCGACCGGGGTGCCGTTCATGTGTGCGGTGCTGCCCAGCACGGACCAGTCCATCGTCCAGGGGCGGGCCACGACGGTGAGGACACCGGCTCCGACGAGGAGGCCGTACGCGATGACGCCCAGCGGATCGGGGGCCTCGGCGCCGGAGTCGCTGCCCTGGTCGGACAGCACGAAGTAGCCGACCTGGCAGCAGGCGGCGCCGAGCGCGAGGAGCAGGCCGAGCGCGTCGAAGCTCACACCCGACCAGACCTCGACGACGCAGGCGAGTCCGCCGACCGCGAGGACGACGCCGAGGGCGGCGGCGGGCGTGACGGGCCGTCGCTGTACGAACCGCACCCAGCCGAGGACGAGCGCGGGGGCGAGGTACTCGACGAGCAGCGCGACCCCGACCGGGATGCGGGATATCGAAGCGAAGTAGAAGGCCTGCACGCCGGCCACACCGAGCAGTCCGAACCCCGCGAGCAGGGCGGGGCGGCGGCGCAGCAGCGCCCGGTGGCGCACGGCGAGCGGCAGCATCACGAGGGC containing:
- a CDS encoding ABC transporter substrate-binding protein; translated protein: MFNRIRRLRQVAAIASISSLVAGCGVLSSDSSEEEGPIVVGTTAAPSTLDPAASWDSSWELFRNIYQTLLSYPSGSTTPEPDAAESCQFSDNTNMKYHCELREGLEFSDGHTLDAKAVKYSIDRIREINVNGGPAGLLGSLERVQVLNDREIVFHLNKADATFPFVLATPAMSIVDPEDYPADKLREDGSVVGSGPYTLESYDEGNKAELVRNDSYDGYAERKNDAVTIRYFQDSPTMVAALRDKELDVAFRGLAADDIVEIQADDDDELQLIEGSGTEINYLVFNPKDPMAGKAAVRKAVAQVIDRPAIAHKIYKDTVEPLYSMVPKGLTGHTTGFFDDYGDPSESKARKILTEAGITAPVPLELWYTSDRYGSATKAEFEELKSQLEESGLFEITLKSRPWKSYVTGYQNGEYPVFGRGWFPDFPDADNFIAPFVGEQNALGTPYVTPKITENLLPNSRAQSDRANVVKDFEDAQRILVDDARLLPLWQGRQYVAASAEVSGAERALDPSTIMMMGELYRKTSW
- a CDS encoding SDR family oxidoreductase → MTELPELSGKVALVTGASRGIGYGVAEALVARGDRVCITGRNEDALKEAVEQLGTERAIYVAGKAHDEAHQAVAVERTMEAFGRVDHLINNAGTNPVFGPLADLDLGIARKVFETNVISALGFAQKTWHAWQKDNGGAIVNIASVAGIAPSPFIAAYGVSKAAMINLTQQMAHEFAPKVRVNAIAPAVVKTKFAQALYEGREAEAAAAYPLARLGVPSDIGGAAAFLTSGQSDWITGQTLVIDGGIFLNAGVG
- the fabG gene encoding 3-oxoacyl-ACP reductase FabG, with the translated sequence MSTTEQRIAVVTGGARGIGAATAVRLAAEGRAVAVIDLDEAACKDTVEKITAAGGKALAVGCDVSDEAQVEAAVARIAEELGAPVILVNNAGVLRDNLLFKMSVADWDTVMNVHLRGAFLMSKACQKHMVDAGFGRIVNLSSSSALGNRGQVNYSAAKAGLQGFTKTLAKELGKFGVTANSVAPGFIATEMTKATADRVGMGFEDFKAAAATQIPVARVGEPDDIANAIAFFTGEAAGFVSGQVLYVAGGPLD
- a CDS encoding DUF3037 domain-containing protein, which codes for MSERTLGTRSRAQDVFEYALLRVVPRIERGECLNAGVLVYCRAKSFVTARTHLDEARLRALDADADVAGVRAALRAVEGVCAGGEAAGQAGGDDAGRRFRWLIAPRSTVVQPGPVHTGLTSDPAAEAERLLDLLVK
- a CDS encoding HipA family kinase, whose product is MLKEVIATRFITPLREGGSLPGLVEADDFGTYVMKFSGAGQGRKTLVAEVVCGELARRLGFRVPRLVTVELDPVLGLGEPDQEVQELLKSSGGTNLGMDFLSGALGFDPLAFGVSPEDAGRIVWFDALVNNVDRSWRNPNLLMWRGEPWLIDHGATMIWQHNWPGAQKSAARPYDASDHALASFAPDVRAAAAELAPLVTEESLAEVTAEIPEAWLADEPGFASADALRRAYAKPLVARAAVIHERIEGIK
- a CDS encoding Rieske (2Fe-2S) protein, which produces MTSESVQPVSSPSRRTVVAAVGAAGLAVALTACGSDDDASGSSTEQGAAGGGASTEASSGSTAGAGGAALAKTADIPEGGGKVFSDEKVVVSQPTAGDYKAFSTICTHQQCPMTDLQGDTLTCACHKSQFSVLDGSVKKGPATQPLPAKEISVAGDSITLA
- a CDS encoding cysteine hydrolase yields the protein MPSYAGLSELLDPATTVLLTVECQQGVVGPAGALPELAAQARSSGALANIARLVAAAHESGVQVIHAIAERRPDGRGANHNARLFRAAERLPVQQLSGTEAVRVAAPIEVAEEDFVVRRLHGLSPIQGTDVDALLRNVGCRTVIVTGVSANVAIPNTVFDAVNRGYVVVVPRDAVAGVPSDYTPAMIRHTLALVATVATTDEVLDGFRRPRGTGRA
- a CDS encoding pyridoxamine 5'-phosphate oxidase family protein; protein product: MTVTQRRGRKIMMTPGELDEFLTTQRTCRVATVSADGFPHVSALWFAWDGNSLWLYSVVRSKRWADLRRDPRVAIVIDTGEDYEQLRGVELSGTVEFVGESPRVGELRAELDVPETLFARKNFGLDEMPHDGRHAWVRLTPEKIVSWDFRKLGAL
- a CDS encoding LysR family transcriptional regulator gives rise to the protein MLNLERLRTLDALSRHGSVSGAAEGLHITTSAVSQQMSKLEREVGQQLLAKNGRGVRLTDAGRLLAEHAARILSQVELAQSDLEAQRGKVVGELRLAAFPTGARGLFPPALSALRAEHPALRVRSCELEPEKGIAGVISGDLDLAVVLDWYNKPMALPEGLVKAHILDDPADVAMPAGHRLAGRDEVDLAEFAEDEWITWGEGEFCHEWLMFTLRSKGIEPLVGHRAPETHTQLALVAAGLGVCIAPLLGRHPMPEAVVTVPLKQRVRRHVYVVWRADADRRPSIRAAVRALREAGENVS
- a CDS encoding DMT family transporter, with the translated sequence MCYEVVCCIVAAMTTATGSRVPAEATPRPDSRPRPRPRLDWRLRFAALSLIWGFSFLLIKVGTHGYAPFQVTLGRLVFGTAVLAAAMAVKRERLPRGARTWGHLTVAAFLLNALPFSLFAYSELTIPSTLAGICNATSPLWGMALSLVALSEDRPTRVRVAGLGLGFLGVLTVLGAWQGFHGLDATGTAMALLASLSYPVGWIYVRRTLAGSSESHLSLTGAQLSLATGQLAVVTPVFTSVPSSFPVVPLLAIVALGALGTGLAVLLQYGLVAEVGPTTAQMVTYFIPVIATAAGVVVLGESLSWSTPVGAVVVLVGAALTQVKRGA